Proteins from one Halopseudomonas pelagia genomic window:
- a CDS encoding entericidin A/B family lipoprotein — MSLTIKSLLLTMAVLFVAGCNTMEGAGRDMQDAGEAVEREAAN, encoded by the coding sequence ATGAGTCTTACAATCAAATCGTTGTTGCTCACTATGGCAGTTCTGTTCGTTGCAGGGTGTAACACTATGGAGGGCGCCGGTCGTGATATGCAGGATGCTGGCGAAGCGGTTGAGCGCGAGGCAGCAAACTAA
- a CDS encoding tRNA (adenine(22)-N(1))-methyltransferase → MKLSKRLKQIQSMVAPGYAHIWDCCCDHGLLGASLLTREAAPHIHFVDILPELISQLQTRLEHFYPHASCPSQASQWHTHCLDTAALPLARFPGRHLIIIAGVGGDLMTRFIKAICEQHPHASIDFLLCPVHQEYHLRQQLIRLGLRLSEEVLVKDNQRFYEVLRVSAESPATARTCDISPVGVDIWRANTPEQASVARAYLAKTLKHYQNVQSGGREDVREEIADYRAVRVSIGA, encoded by the coding sequence TTGAAACTCAGCAAACGCCTCAAGCAAATTCAATCCATGGTGGCCCCGGGTTATGCGCATATCTGGGATTGCTGCTGCGATCACGGCCTGCTGGGCGCCAGCCTGCTGACGCGCGAGGCAGCGCCACATATTCACTTTGTCGACATCCTCCCGGAACTGATCAGCCAGCTGCAGACCAGGCTGGAGCACTTTTACCCGCACGCTTCGTGCCCAAGTCAGGCCAGCCAATGGCACACGCACTGCCTGGACACTGCCGCCTTGCCGTTGGCGCGATTTCCCGGCAGACATTTGATCATCATTGCCGGCGTGGGTGGCGATCTGATGACCCGCTTTATCAAGGCCATTTGCGAGCAGCACCCGCATGCCAGCATTGATTTCCTGCTGTGCCCTGTTCACCAGGAGTACCACCTGCGCCAACAACTGATCAGGCTCGGCTTGCGCCTGAGCGAAGAGGTGTTGGTGAAAGACAACCAGCGTTTCTACGAGGTTCTACGGGTATCCGCCGAGTCGCCTGCAACTGCCAGAACATGCGATATCAGTCCCGTCGGAGTCGATATATGGCGGGCGAACACCCCGGAGCAGGCAAGCGTCGCGCGGGCGTATCTGGCGAAAACGCTGAAGCATTATCAAAACGTTCAGTCCGGAGGCCGCGAGGACGTGCGCGAGGAGATAGCTGATTACCGCGCGGTAAGGGTCAGCATCGGAGCCTGA